In a genomic window of Spirosoma agri:
- a CDS encoding O-methyltransferase — protein MIRAYLRYLARARDEHSLHSPFLFALYTRVIRTDNRADAAFKPIRSLQRTLRKNQQIIAITDFGAGSKVNSSRQRTIGDIARNSQKPARFGRLLFRLIRRFDAKRIIDLGTSLGITTAYLAQATNPQQGRVLTFEGCPQTAAVARQNFDALGIRNVDIVVGNIDDTLAVEVAKSSPVDLVFFDANHRYEPTVRYFETCLTAIHNDTVFVLDDIHWSDEMEQAWAYIKAHPSVTVTIDLFWVGLVFFRQEQPRQDFVLRF, from the coding sequence TTGATTCGCGCTTATTTACGTTACCTCGCTCGCGCCCGCGACGAACATTCGCTTCACTCACCCTTTCTGTTTGCGCTTTACACGCGTGTGATTCGGACGGATAACCGGGCTGACGCTGCCTTCAAACCTATCAGATCGCTGCAGCGAACGCTTCGGAAAAACCAGCAGATAATCGCCATTACCGATTTCGGGGCGGGCTCCAAGGTAAATTCGTCCCGCCAACGTACCATTGGCGACATTGCCCGTAATTCGCAGAAACCAGCTCGTTTCGGACGGTTGTTGTTTCGACTTATTCGCCGATTCGACGCAAAACGCATTATTGATCTGGGTACGTCGCTCGGTATAACAACGGCTTATCTGGCCCAGGCAACGAATCCTCAACAGGGCCGTGTGCTGACGTTTGAAGGCTGTCCGCAGACGGCGGCTGTGGCCCGTCAGAATTTTGATGCGCTAGGCATTCGCAACGTAGATATCGTTGTTGGTAATATTGATGATACGCTGGCCGTTGAAGTAGCTAAGTCGTCTCCGGTTGACCTTGTCTTTTTTGATGCCAATCACCGCTACGAACCTACCGTTCGTTATTTTGAAACCTGCCTCACTGCGATTCACAACGATACGGTGTTTGTTCTCGATGACATACATTGGTCCGACGAGATGGAGCAGGCATGGGCATACATCAAAGCGCATCCATCAGTTACGGTAACTATCGACCTGTTTTGGGTAGGGTTGGTGTTTTTTAGGCAGGAGCAGCCCCGGCAGGATTTTGTACTTCGCTTCTAA
- a CDS encoding monooxygenase codes for MNPSSFVRVSVCMVSVGLLVHVVSCTKPATEASDPAITASFDLIQQQILTPSCATSGCHASERDADFVQHGLVLAEGVAYQNLVGVDPKNVQAKADGLKRVKAFASLESLLYHKLTVSASHHTGKQYGNPMPLGGQLLPVGQVEFIRRWIDAGAPKTGSVVDATLLDDKTVSVAAYEPLAVPAVGTGFQLAIPAFDIQSNFERELFTRRSVGNTQDIYVNRYETKMRNGSHHFVAYSFRDTGFLPGMNDIRDLRNADNSLNLSTALSMSNHVYLAGSQAQYQDYTFPAGAALLIPAGTTLDLNSHFVNKTTSVMKGEAQINLYTIDKSKVTQLIQTLDLGNTNLTIPANGRVTLTRSFTFDKPRKVLTLTSHMHKLGEKFVIKIKGGSRDGEVVYTSTDWEHPDIITYNTPISLQKGEGLTSEITYNNTTSKVVRFGLTSEDEMGIIFGYYYE; via the coding sequence ATGAATCCTTCAAGCTTTGTTCGAGTAAGCGTTTGTATGGTTAGTGTTGGTTTGCTGGTACACGTTGTTTCCTGTACTAAACCCGCTACGGAAGCGAGCGATCCAGCGATTACTGCATCATTTGACCTGATTCAGCAACAGATTCTGACACCTTCCTGTGCTACGTCGGGTTGCCACGCTTCCGAAAGAGATGCTGATTTTGTGCAGCATGGGCTGGTACTGGCGGAAGGAGTAGCCTATCAGAATCTCGTTGGGGTTGATCCGAAAAATGTGCAGGCTAAAGCCGACGGGCTAAAACGGGTCAAGGCGTTTGCGTCACTGGAAAGCTTACTGTACCATAAACTTACCGTTTCAGCCAGTCACCATACGGGCAAACAATACGGCAATCCGATGCCGCTTGGTGGGCAATTGCTTCCAGTTGGTCAGGTTGAGTTTATCCGGCGATGGATTGACGCTGGCGCACCCAAAACTGGTAGCGTAGTAGACGCCACATTACTGGACGATAAGACCGTGTCTGTTGCTGCCTACGAACCATTGGCCGTACCGGCAGTCGGCACCGGTTTTCAACTGGCCATTCCAGCCTTCGATATTCAATCTAATTTCGAGCGTGAGCTGTTTACCCGCCGGTCGGTTGGCAACACGCAGGACATTTACGTGAACCGGTACGAGACGAAGATGCGGAATGGTAGTCATCATTTCGTCGCCTACAGTTTCCGCGATACTGGTTTTCTGCCCGGCATGAACGATATTCGGGATTTACGAAATGCGGATAACTCGTTGAACCTGTCTACCGCGCTGTCGATGTCGAATCACGTGTACCTGGCCGGATCGCAGGCACAGTATCAGGACTATACCTTTCCGGCAGGAGCCGCTTTGCTTATTCCGGCCGGTACCACGCTGGACCTGAATTCACACTTTGTTAATAAAACCACATCCGTGATGAAAGGCGAAGCGCAGATCAATCTGTACACCATCGACAAATCGAAGGTAACGCAGCTTATCCAGACGCTGGATTTGGGAAACACAAACCTGACCATTCCGGCCAATGGGCGGGTGACGCTGACCAGGTCGTTTACGTTCGATAAACCGCGTAAGGTGCTGACGCTGACCTCGCACATGCACAAGCTTGGTGAGAAGTTCGTCATCAAAATCAAGGGGGGCAGCCGGGATGGAGAAGTCGTTTATACGTCTACCGATTGGGAGCACCCCGACATTATTACGTACAATACGCCAATTTCGCTCCAGAAAGGAGAGGGGCTAACGTCAGAGATCACCTATAACAATACGACGAGCAAAGTAGTCCGTTTCGGCCTGACCAGTGAGGACGAAATGGGTATAATCTTCGGCTATTATTACGAGTAG
- a CDS encoding helix-turn-helix domain-containing protein, with the protein MNLPADHIRLLFGLKMRQMRIDKGMSVSELAQQSGLSVSYVTEIEKGRKYPKADKISALANAMQVDYDSLVSLKLSKKLEPISDLLRSKFLTEIPLELFGIDPSDLLELLAEAPAKVSAMIRTFMDIALSYNMSVERLYLTMLRSYQEMHDNHFPEIEAEAERFLSEFVQSNQSVGETLLINLLKTRYNVHIEHFDPLTNPELVSLRSVFRPEHRRLYLNAALTAEQRSFILAREVGFQYLNLKNRPYTYSWVEADSFEQILNNYKASYFAGAILIRRDALVARLTDLFARSTWSNDAFLQLIADFGATPERFFYRLSNVLPSHFGIDQLFFYRFNHTAGQTTFQLTKEMHLSRQQGGPRGIIDEHFCRRWIAWTILQELQFLQQNKGFDGALCRTQVSEYADSGLQYLIISVAHPFQSQTQQNMSVSMCFAVNDALKSKMKFMNTPSDDIPFRIVNEACERCGIFDCRERVAAPTVLQKKRQFAGMKKAMEKLR; encoded by the coding sequence TTGAATCTACCCGCTGATCATATCCGACTGTTATTTGGCCTGAAAATGCGTCAAATGCGAATCGACAAGGGCATGTCGGTCAGTGAACTGGCTCAACAGTCCGGTTTGTCGGTATCGTACGTTACCGAGATCGAGAAAGGCCGGAAATATCCGAAAGCGGATAAGATTTCTGCCCTGGCCAATGCTATGCAGGTCGATTATGATTCGCTCGTCTCGCTGAAGCTGAGCAAAAAGCTCGAGCCCATATCGGATCTGCTCCGCTCCAAATTTCTCACGGAAATCCCACTCGAACTGTTCGGAATCGACCCGTCTGACCTGCTCGAACTGCTAGCCGAAGCACCCGCGAAAGTGAGTGCCATGATTCGTACGTTCATGGACATCGCGCTCAGTTACAATATGAGCGTCGAGCGGCTCTACCTGACTATGTTGCGGTCTTATCAGGAAATGCATGACAACCACTTTCCTGAGATCGAGGCCGAAGCTGAACGTTTCCTGAGCGAATTTGTCCAATCAAACCAGTCCGTAGGTGAAACGCTGCTGATAAACCTGCTCAAAACGCGCTACAACGTTCACATCGAACACTTCGATCCGCTCACGAATCCTGAACTGGTATCGTTACGATCCGTTTTCAGACCTGAACATCGGCGGTTGTATCTCAACGCGGCACTAACGGCCGAACAACGATCATTCATTCTGGCGCGGGAGGTTGGGTTTCAATACCTGAATCTGAAAAACCGACCCTATACGTATTCATGGGTAGAAGCGGATTCGTTCGAGCAGATTCTGAACAATTACAAAGCGTCCTATTTTGCCGGCGCTATTCTTATTCGACGTGATGCGCTCGTGGCCAGACTAACCGATCTGTTCGCCCGCAGCACGTGGAGCAACGATGCCTTTCTACAACTCATCGCTGACTTTGGTGCCACGCCGGAGCGGTTTTTCTACCGGCTCAGTAACGTCTTGCCCAGCCATTTCGGGATCGATCAGTTGTTCTTTTACCGCTTTAACCATACCGCCGGACAGACTACGTTCCAGCTAACCAAAGAGATGCACCTGTCGCGGCAACAAGGGGGGCCGCGTGGGATCATTGATGAGCATTTCTGTCGCCGGTGGATTGCCTGGACAATTTTGCAGGAGCTTCAGTTTCTACAACAGAACAAAGGATTCGATGGGGCGCTCTGCCGGACTCAGGTATCGGAGTATGCGGATTCGGGGCTCCAGTACCTTATTATTTCGGTAGCCCACCCGTTTCAGTCACAAACACAGCAGAACATGAGTGTTTCCATGTGCTTTGCGGTCAATGATGCGCTGAAAAGTAAGATGAAATTCATGAATACCCCGTCGGACGATATACCGTTCCGGATCGTCAATGAAGCCTGCGAACGCTGTGGTATTTTCGACTGCCGCGAACGGGTTGCCGCTCCGACTGTTTTGCAGAAGAAACGCCAATTCGCCGGGATGAAAAAAGCGATGGAGAAATTACGCTAA